GATTTATGTTCGACACCGAAGATGCCCTGATACAGATAGACATGAGCGAGTACATGGAAAAATTCGCTGTGTCGCGCCTGGTAGGTGCGCCTCCGGGCTATGTTGGATACGAAGAAGGCGGGCAGCTTACTGAAAAGGTTCGCCGCAAGCCATACGCTGTTATCCTGCTGGATGAGATAGAAAAGGCACACCCAGATGTGTTCAATATCCTGTTGCAGGTATTGGATGAGGGTCAGCTGACCGACTCATTGGGCCGCAAGGTCGATTTCAGGAATACGATCATTATCATGACCTCGAATATCGGCGCGCGCCAGCTGAAGGACTTTGGGCAGGGTGTGGGTTTCACCACTACAGCCAAAACCAACCAGGCCGACGCACATTCAAGGGGCGTGATCGAAAATGCATTGAAACGTGCTTTCGCTCCCGAATTCCTGAACCGTATCGACGATGTGATCGTGTTCAATTCGCTTGGCAAGGAAGAAATATTCAAGATCATCGATATCGAACTTTCACACCTGTTCGGCAGGGTGAATACGCTTGGCTACAAGATCACTTTGACCGACAACGCCAAAGAGTTCATCGCTGATAAAGGCTTCGACTCGCAGTTCGGTGCACGTCCGTTGAAAAGGGCCATCCAGAAATACCTGGAAGATCCGATCGCGGAGGAAATACTGAAAGGCGAACTGGCCGAAGGCGATACCATGGAAGTTGACTACGATAAGGAAACTGACCAGGTTAAAGTAGCTGCCAAACACAGCGGCGAAAGCAAAACACCAAAAGAAGAAGAGCAGGAATAAATCAGTTCTCTGAAATATATGAAACCCCGGATGCCAGAGCATCCGGGGTTTGTTTTTTAATAAGGGGTTTCTTATTTTAATCTCTGGTACATTACCATAGGCGCATCATAAGCGTCGATCCAAAAGCTGAGCTTGTTGTTTTGGATATCGAAGAATTGCCTCATATCATCGGTATGCCCGTCAAAAATGATCCTGTTCTTTAACTGCCCATACATAAAAGAGGTGTCCCTTCTAACAGTATAAGCGCCCGATCTAACCAGTTTATTTTTATTATAAAATGAATAGGCGGTGCTGGTAAAAATCACCAGGGTGTCATTGCCGGGCTTATGGCTGACAATGGCTCCCCATCCGCCGCCGTCCTGCCTTAACTCCCAGGTGCCTGTAAGTGAGTCCGAAATGGGTACGTCTTTTTTGCAGCCAAAAAATCCGGCAACAATTATCAATGACAGGGAAAAAAGTAAAATGCGCTTCATATCCGGTTGTTTATAAAGGTAATACGCAACAAAGCCGGAGACTGTAACAAGAATTTATTTTTTTAGGCCCGGTTCAAAATCAACCGGTAAAAGTTCGGCCATACTGCTTTTGCCCCACTCGCCTTCAAAAGTAATGCTTGAAGGATCGGTGAATACGCCGTTATTATCAAACACGGCGTACGGTTTGTTGAAAATGATATTGGTAGTGGCCCAGCCGATACCGGTTGGGTTTTTGCCATCTTCGGGTACAGGGGTGCCGCCGTTATACATTACATATAAACAATCGTTAAATACCAGTGCAAACAGGTCTTTCTGGTTCGTTCGTTTGACATAATCTGCCGGGGTAAGCGGTTTGGTAACCAGGCCGTCGATATAACGGTTACCAAAGCCTTTATAGTCAGGGTTGGGTTTGCGGATAAGACGGAGCACTTTGAAACCGCGTTCGGCAACGTCACCGGCTATCAGTGTTCGCAAAAATTGCATGCTGGACCCTTCATAAGCTTTCATTCGGTTTTTCTGCCACCTGCGTTCCTGCGATGGTTTGCCTTTCATTTTTTCGAAAGATGCAGTACCTGCATAATAACGGATGCCCTGGTGAAAATCACGGGTGAAGGTATCCAGCTTGTATTTTATCCTGTATCCAAGCGCGTTATTATCTATCATTACAAAATCAAAGGAAGTTGCGGTCAATACAAAATTTACCTTGTCATAATGAATATTCAGCGTTTCCGGGTTAACTATCTTACAATCCTTTGCAAAATCAGATCTGCCCAGGAATTCTCCCCGGAAAGCTTCATAGTTGCGCTCCCAATCGGGGTCGGGCCGAATGCTTACCTCGTTGAGGGTATTAATCTTCTCCGCGATAAAGATCATGGGCAGGGTAATATCATTATTCACCAGGATAACCTTATGGTAGGAATTATAGCCGACCATAGATACCACCAGTTCATACTGCCCGCCGCGTACATTGTCGAGCGAGAAATTCCCATCTGCCGATGCAGATGTCGCCACAGATGCATTGGCCAAAAACACTGTAGCGCCGGGAATCGGTTTGTTATCAGCCGAATCTACCACGCGCCCGGTGATCTTATATTGTGCCCACGCGGAAGATGATATAAAGATCAGGCAGAAGGCTATCCACTTATACATGCTCAAATATAACTAAGAGGGTAGTTAAAAAAGCTAAACCAGGCATATAATCAGTTTTGCGGCAATTGATAATCTACCGGCAACGAGTCGGCAATACGGTTGTTACTCCACGAACCTTCGATAAAAACAGTTTCAGGGTCGAGAATACTTCCGTTCAGGTCGAATAAAGTATAATCGGATTTGAATGTGATCACACTTTCCCTGTAAACATTGTCCTTATTGTAGATGATATAAAGTGCGAAAGGGTAAGTGAGTGCAAATATTCCCTTTTGATCCGTTTTTTTGAGAATGTTGCTGATCTTCAGCGGTTTTTCGATCAGTTTATGCAGCGTGGTGGACTGGTGCGACACCTGCCGCCAATAAGTCAGCATTTGCTGTTCGGGCAATCCCTGGGCTATCAGCAATTTGTATTGTTTTATGCGTTCGCGGGCTAAACTGTCCGCTCCCGGGTCCGAAATAGTTTGTCTTAAAAGTTTGTAAACCGTAAAACCCTCCTCGGTCATTTGGTTAGCAATCAGCGACCGTAAAAAATGCATCATCGACCCTTTGTAGGCTTTTACCCTGTTTTTATCCCATTTTTTCTGTCGTGAGGCGTTGCCATCCATTTGCTCAAATGCTGCCACGCCGTCATAGTATAAGGACTGGCTTTCCTCATCGCTTATGAAATTTTCCAGAAGATACTTTAATTTATAGCCCAGGGCCTTGTTCTGAATCTCAAGGAAATCATCCGATCCGGCTGTCAGTACATCTTTATCATCGTCGTACCTGATGTTTAATACGTGCGGGTTGAGAATAGAGCATGACTTTGCATTTTGCGTTACACCAAGAAACTTCGCGGCAAACATTTTATAATATTTTTTATTGAAACTTTTATTACGGATTATCTTTACCTCGTTTAGCTGGACCGCCCTTAAACTTACGGTGATATCGCCAAGCTCGATATTGTCGTGAACGTTGACCGATTGTTTGTACTTGCCAAAACCCACTGCCGAGATCACTAAACTGTACTGCCCGTTACGTACGTTCTCCAAAGTAAAGCTGCCGTCGGCTGTAGTTGCTGTGACGACAAGCGCATCAGCAAGAAAAACCGTGGCCCCTGCTACCGGATGCCTGCTTGCCGAATCCAATACGCGCCCGGTTATTTTATATTGGGCATGAACCAAAGCAGGAAGGAGAAATAAAAAAATGAAAAGAGATTTGCGCATTGGCAAAGCTAATGACAGGTTTAGTTGCATAAAAGTAAAAATACAGATAGGAATGTTTTTATGGTAATAAGACCATTCAAATCCCGTTAAGTTTAAAAGTCAAAATAATTTAGTTTTATCGTTAAACCTTTTTGCTTTTTTTTGTTCATATAAATAACAAGTAAATTGAAACAACATTACTATGAAAAGAATCTTAACTATCGTATGCAGTGCGGTAATGCTTCTCTCGGTATCGTCATGTACCAAAAAGTATATCACGCCTAACCCAAATTTTTCAGTATTTGCGACAGTTCAACCGTCAGACTGGCTGCTTTCTGATGACGGCAAGTCCTACAACGCTTCAATTAATGTAGCGGATATTACCAGCGATGCCGCCAGTTATGACGGCGTTATCGTGGCTATATCTTATGCTGACGAAGTATATGAACAGATTCCAGAAGTATATGGAGGGACATCGTTCAGCTATACGTATAATTCAGGGAATGGTAGCCAGCCGGGTAATTTGAGTATTTATGCGCAATCGCCGGACGGAACTACGCCTATTCAACCAACAAATGCTATTAAAGTAAAGATTACTTTGATAGGGACAAACTAAGTGATTAATAGCAATAAGAAAGGCGCTTCGTAACCGAGGCGCCTTTCTTATTTTGCGTATTTTATAGTCTCCCCAGAAGGGGGAGATTTAGAGGGGCCGTCTATTTCTCCATCTGCTCTATCACCGCCTGGGTTACCCCGGTAAATGAGAAACCGCCATCATGGAACAGGTTCTGCATGGTGACCATTTTGGTGAGGTCCGAGAATAGGGTGATGCAATAATCAGCACATTGATCGGCATTGGCATTCCCAAGCGGGCTCATTTTTTCGGCATAACTGATAAAGCCTTCAAAGCCCTTAACACCCGAACCTGCAGTAGTACGCGTTGGCGACTGTGATACCGTATTTACACGTACTTTCTTTTTGGTGCCGTAGTAGTAACCAAAATTACGTGCGATGCTTTCCAATACGGCTTTGTTATCCGCCATGTCATTATAATCAGGGAACACACGTTGTGCGGCAATGTACGATAGTGCCACTACCGATCCCCATTCGTTGATAACATCATGTTTCATGGCCAATTGCAGCACGCGGTGCAGGCTCAGCGCCGATATATCAAAACCCTTGTGGGTAAAGTCGTAATTATTTTCGTAGTAGGGGATGCCCTTGCGCACATTAACGCTCATGCCGATGGAGTGCAGGATAAAATCGACACCACCGCCAAAGTGTTCTTTGGTTTTGGCGAACAGGTTCTCCAAGTCCTCGTTGCTGGTTACGTCG
Above is a window of Mucilaginibacter ginsenosidivorans DNA encoding:
- a CDS encoding carboxypeptidase-like regulatory domain-containing protein → MYKWIAFCLIFISSSAWAQYKITGRVVDSADNKPIPGATVFLANASVATSASADGNFSLDNVRGGQYELVVSMVGYNSYHKVILVNNDITLPMIFIAEKINTLNEVSIRPDPDWERNYEAFRGEFLGRSDFAKDCKIVNPETLNIHYDKVNFVLTATSFDFVMIDNNALGYRIKYKLDTFTRDFHQGIRYYAGTASFEKMKGKPSQERRWQKNRMKAYEGSSMQFLRTLIAGDVAERGFKVLRLIRKPNPDYKGFGNRYIDGLVTKPLTPADYVKRTNQKDLFALVFNDCLYVMYNGGTPVPEDGKNPTGIGWATTNIIFNKPYAVFDNNGVFTDPSSITFEGEWGKSSMAELLPVDFEPGLKK
- a CDS encoding carboxypeptidase-like regulatory domain-containing protein, translating into MQLNLSLALPMRKSLFIFLFLLPALVHAQYKITGRVLDSASRHPVAGATVFLADALVVTATTADGSFTLENVRNGQYSLVISAVGFGKYKQSVNVHDNIELGDITVSLRAVQLNEVKIIRNKSFNKKYYKMFAAKFLGVTQNAKSCSILNPHVLNIRYDDDKDVLTAGSDDFLEIQNKALGYKLKYLLENFISDEESQSLYYDGVAAFEQMDGNASRQKKWDKNRVKAYKGSMMHFLRSLIANQMTEEGFTVYKLLRQTISDPGADSLARERIKQYKLLIAQGLPEQQMLTYWRQVSHQSTTLHKLIEKPLKISNILKKTDQKGIFALTYPFALYIIYNKDNVYRESVITFKSDYTLFDLNGSILDPETVFIEGSWSNNRIADSLPVDYQLPQN
- a CDS encoding enoyl-ACP reductase FabI, producing MAYNLLKGKKGIIFGALNEQSIAWKVAQRCHAEGAEIVLSNSPLALRMGELNNLAAECNAPVIGADVTSNEDLENLFAKTKEHFGGGVDFILHSIGMSVNVRKGIPYYENNYDFTHKGFDISALSLHRVLQLAMKHDVINEWGSVVALSYIAAQRVFPDYNDMADNKAVLESIARNFGYYYGTKKKVRVNTVSQSPTRTTAGSGVKGFEGFISYAEKMSPLGNANADQCADYCITLFSDLTKMVTMQNLFHDGGFSFTGVTQAVIEQMEK